In one SAR324 cluster bacterium genomic region, the following are encoded:
- a CDS encoding thioester reductase domain-containing protein produces the protein MIDLETEAVLDTNIQFQGPLAKNWQNPPSVFLTGASGFIGAYLLQVLLNETQADIYCLVRCRDSDEGKQRLTRQLQFYQLWNERYHSRIIPVVGDLSQPFLGLSESQFGDLSRCIEVIYHNGAQVNAARPYADLKKPNVLGTQEVLRLAGMTQTKPVHFISSIAVFFSPAHHNADITETAIPDGKTLSGGYRQSKWVAEQLVLTAQKRGLPATLHRVGRVWGHTQTGIMGNLNDSLCGLLKSCIQMGTFPIADVEVNVAPVDYISQAICRLSNQQESFGKVFHLLNAQSISWKVFFEHVRTLGYSLEEVSEKDWTVQLKKRASAKPKEELYSRILLMLRLSAFFSENKPRFQDGLTQEGLAGSGIHCPPLDVNLLSTYFSYFHKSGYIHKGEL, from the coding sequence ATGATCGATTTGGAAACGGAAGCTGTTTTAGACACCAACATTCAGTTTCAAGGGCCTTTAGCCAAAAACTGGCAGAATCCCCCTTCGGTTTTTTTGACAGGTGCTTCAGGTTTTATTGGCGCCTATTTGTTGCAGGTGCTCCTCAATGAAACACAGGCCGATATTTATTGTCTGGTTCGTTGTCGTGATTCTGACGAAGGAAAACAGCGTTTAACCAGGCAGTTGCAGTTTTACCAACTGTGGAACGAGAGGTACCATTCCCGGATCATTCCTGTCGTTGGGGATTTGTCTCAACCCTTCTTAGGGCTTTCAGAATCTCAGTTTGGTGATTTATCCCGTTGTATTGAGGTGATTTATCATAATGGCGCGCAAGTGAACGCGGCGCGTCCTTACGCTGATTTGAAAAAGCCAAATGTGCTGGGCACACAGGAAGTGCTTCGTTTAGCAGGCATGACCCAAACAAAACCGGTTCATTTCATTTCCAGTATTGCCGTATTTTTCAGTCCTGCTCACCATAACGCGGATATCACTGAAACGGCTATTCCTGATGGAAAAACTTTGAGTGGTGGCTACCGACAAAGTAAATGGGTTGCGGAACAACTGGTATTGACCGCGCAAAAGAGAGGGTTGCCTGCCACCCTTCATCGAGTCGGAAGAGTCTGGGGACATACTCAAACCGGGATTATGGGGAATCTCAATGATTCCTTGTGTGGTCTGCTGAAAAGCTGTATTCAAATGGGCACCTTTCCTATCGCGGATGTCGAAGTCAATGTTGCGCCTGTGGACTATATCAGTCAGGCCATCTGTCGTTTATCAAACCAACAGGAATCGTTTGGAAAGGTATTTCATTTATTGAACGCGCAGTCCATTTCCTGGAAAGTATTTTTTGAACATGTACGGACTCTGGGTTATTCACTGGAAGAAGTCAGCGAAAAAGATTGGACCGTCCAATTAAAAAAACGTGCTTCAGCCAAGCCGAAAGAGGAGCTATATTCCCGAATATTGCTGATGCTTAGACTCTCAGCTTTTTTTTCTGAAAACAAACCCCGATTTCAAGATGGCCTCACGCAGGAAGGGTTAGCGGGTTCCGGTATTCATTGCCCCCCCCTGGATGTGAATTTGCTGTCCACCTATTTTTCATATTTTCACAAGAGCGGGTATATTCACAAAGGAGAATTATGA
- a CDS encoding aminotransferase class III-fold pyridoxal phosphate-dependent enzyme gives MKHSESHVFFSKKPRPFAERGEGVYIYDTDGKRYLDGIGGTHVVSIGHGVPEIAEAMAEQSRKIAFVNKMQFAHESQEQLADVIIDMAPEGMDRVAFATGGSVANELALLIARHYHIEQGNSQKWKIIGRWHSYHGRTVAALSMSGSVFVQRDVMAPYELNFPHIHAPHCYQCPFQLTHPDCALACADELATTIEKEGPDTVAAFIAEPIIGGAGSGIVPPPGYYERIREICDQYDVLFISEEVVTGFGRTGKNFGIEHWNAIPDIITGAKGLSSGYAPIGATIVHKRIWELFVKNNKDTIPAWVTYSGHPVSCATALAVQNYIVRHNLIERCASMGLYLKKELEKLAGREPLIGNVRGKGLLIGIEFVQDQTTHQPFPRSMKLTEQVVQKALDNGLILRGRFGTGTGKDGDHILISPPFVITESECDELVATLESSIAQVKRSMTGIA, from the coding sequence ATGAAACACTCGGAATCTCATGTTTTTTTCAGTAAAAAACCTCGTCCTTTCGCGGAACGCGGTGAAGGCGTTTATATTTATGACACCGATGGCAAACGTTATCTGGATGGTATTGGCGGAACCCATGTGGTTTCCATTGGACATGGTGTTCCTGAAATCGCGGAGGCCATGGCGGAGCAATCACGTAAAATCGCGTTTGTGAACAAAATGCAATTTGCCCACGAATCGCAGGAACAGCTTGCGGATGTCATTATTGACATGGCTCCGGAAGGCATGGATCGGGTGGCTTTTGCCACGGGTGGCTCCGTCGCGAATGAACTCGCACTGCTGATCGCCAGACACTATCATATTGAACAGGGAAATAGCCAAAAATGGAAGATCATTGGCCGTTGGCATAGTTATCACGGACGGACGGTCGCGGCCTTATCCATGTCCGGGAGCGTGTTTGTGCAACGGGATGTGATGGCGCCTTACGAGTTGAATTTTCCGCATATTCACGCCCCTCATTGTTATCAGTGTCCGTTTCAACTCACCCACCCGGATTGTGCTCTCGCCTGTGCTGATGAATTGGCAACCACGATCGAAAAGGAAGGCCCCGACACGGTCGCCGCTTTTATCGCTGAACCGATTATTGGCGGAGCAGGGAGCGGGATTGTCCCGCCTCCTGGGTATTATGAAAGAATCAGGGAAATCTGTGATCAATACGATGTTTTGTTTATTTCCGAAGAAGTGGTTACCGGATTTGGACGAACGGGCAAAAATTTTGGCATTGAACACTGGAACGCAATCCCCGATATCATTACAGGCGCAAAAGGCCTGAGCAGTGGTTACGCACCCATTGGAGCCACTATTGTGCATAAACGGATATGGGAACTATTTGTTAAAAACAATAAAGATACCATTCCCGCCTGGGTAACCTACTCCGGACATCCTGTCAGTTGTGCCACGGCCCTGGCTGTTCAGAACTACATCGTGCGACATAATCTGATTGAGCGTTGCGCCTCCATGGGGCTTTATCTGAAAAAAGAACTGGAAAAACTGGCTGGGCGAGAGCCTCTCATTGGTAATGTCCGTGGTAAGGGTCTGCTGATCGGGATTGAATTTGTTCAGGATCAAACAACGCATCAACCGTTTCCCCGTTCCATGAAACTCACCGAACAAGTGGTTCAGAAAGCTCTCGATAACGGGCTGATTCTCAGAGGTCGGTTTGGTACAGGAACAGGCAAGGATGGGGATCACATATTGATTTCCCCCCCATTTGTCATTACAGAGAGTGAATGTGATGAGTTGGTCGCCACTTTGGAATCCAGCATCGCTCAGGTGAAACGTTCCATGACCGGAATCGCATGA